In a genomic window of Curtobacterium flaccumfaciens pv. betae:
- a CDS encoding triose-phosphate isomerase family protein has product MPATTAAAPVTIGVSLKMYFSHARTLEWAAAVADIARSHPAVRSGAVELFVVPTFPSLVPVRAILTGSGAPVLLGAQDLAWADEGAFTGEVSGAELREIGVDLVEIAHAERRSLFHETDDEIAGKVHAAYRNHLRPLVCIGETERAADGDPAAAIAEVTAQLDRFLATATADGIAGPLIAAYEPVWAIGAPQPAPDEHIVAVLAGIEQHLATRPELAGSVAIYGGSAGPGLLTRGAGRIGGLFLGRFAHDPEAIRTILDEAEALAATQDGAPA; this is encoded by the coding sequence ATGCCCGCGACCACGGCGGCCGCCCCGGTGACGATCGGGGTGTCGCTCAAGATGTACTTCAGCCATGCCCGGACGCTCGAGTGGGCGGCCGCCGTGGCCGACATCGCCCGGAGCCACCCGGCGGTGCGGTCCGGCGCGGTCGAGCTCTTCGTGGTGCCGACGTTCCCGTCGCTCGTCCCCGTCCGGGCGATCCTGACCGGGTCAGGCGCTCCGGTGCTGCTCGGTGCCCAGGACCTCGCCTGGGCCGACGAGGGTGCCTTCACCGGCGAGGTCTCCGGCGCCGAACTCCGTGAGATCGGGGTCGACCTCGTCGAGATCGCACACGCCGAGCGCCGCTCCCTGTTCCACGAGACGGACGACGAGATCGCCGGCAAGGTGCACGCGGCGTACCGCAACCACCTGCGGCCCCTGGTCTGCATCGGCGAGACCGAGCGCGCTGCCGACGGCGACCCCGCGGCCGCGATCGCCGAGGTCACCGCGCAGCTCGACCGGTTCCTGGCGACCGCGACCGCCGACGGCATCGCCGGACCGCTCATCGCCGCGTACGAGCCGGTGTGGGCGATCGGCGCCCCGCAGCCGGCGCCCGACGAGCACATCGTCGCGGTCCTGGCCGGCATCGAGCAGCACCTGGCGACCCGGCCGGAGCTCGCCGGCTCCGTCGCGATCTACGGCGGCAGTGCCGGTCCGGGCCTGCTGACCCGCGGTGCCGGACGCATCGGCGGCCTGTTCCTCGGCCGCTTCGCCCACGACCCCGAGGCGATCCGCACGATCCTCGACGAAGCCGAGGCGCTGGCCGCGACGCAGGACGGAGCACCGGCATGA
- a CDS encoding FadR/GntR family transcriptional regulator, whose product MPAFSPDDPLNIRLELESVPVGSPASVVARQLVSLLTAGELAPGSRLPSERILSERLGVGRSAVREALAALEILGIVQIRPGSGTYLRGGTSDLLPTTLSWGLMLASNRTRELLEIRSSLERTAAILAAQRATDEQITELGEYLVRQEATLDDPQAFIDADVRFHVLLARASGNDVLADLLQSLRSMLSVWVARRVQTRQATEAAFHEHRAVFEALRVRDVSAVQRAMDAHMATASARIEHAEPLPADE is encoded by the coding sequence ATGCCCGCGTTCAGCCCGGACGACCCCCTCAACATCCGACTCGAACTCGAGTCCGTGCCCGTCGGGTCCCCCGCCTCGGTGGTCGCCCGACAGCTCGTCTCGCTGCTCACCGCCGGCGAGCTGGCCCCCGGCTCACGGCTACCCTCGGAGCGGATCCTGTCCGAGCGGCTCGGCGTCGGACGCTCGGCCGTCCGTGAGGCCCTCGCCGCCCTCGAGATCCTGGGCATCGTGCAGATCCGCCCCGGCTCGGGCACCTACCTGCGCGGAGGCACCTCGGACCTGCTCCCGACGACCCTGTCGTGGGGCCTCATGCTCGCGTCGAACCGCACCCGCGAGCTGCTCGAGATCCGGTCCTCGCTGGAGCGCACGGCCGCGATCCTCGCCGCGCAGCGCGCCACCGATGAGCAGATCACCGAGCTCGGCGAGTACCTGGTCCGGCAGGAGGCGACGCTCGACGACCCGCAGGCCTTCATCGACGCCGACGTCCGGTTCCACGTCCTGCTGGCGCGGGCGTCGGGCAACGACGTGCTCGCCGACCTGCTGCAGAGCCTGCGCTCGATGCTGAGCGTCTGGGTCGCGCGGCGCGTGCAGACCCGGCAGGCGACCGAGGCCGCGTTCCACGAGCACCGCGCGGTCTTCGAGGCCTTGCGCGTCCGCGACGTGTCCGCCGTGCAGCGCGCGATGGACGCGCACATGGCCACGGCGAGCGCACGCATCGAGCACGCCGAGCCGCTGCCCGCCGACGAGTAG
- a CDS encoding ribose-5-phosphate isomerase, translated as MSEQQFRIVVGSDDAGFDYKEVIKADLAKDPRVASVVDVGVDADGHTAYPHVAVDAARLVANGEADRAILICGTGLGVAIAANKVFGIRAVTAHDSFSVERSILSNDAQVLCMGQRVVGVEVARRMAKEWLGYTFDRTSASAEKVNAICAYDGSTPVGTDA; from the coding sequence ATGAGTGAGCAGCAGTTCCGCATCGTCGTCGGTTCGGACGACGCCGGCTTCGACTACAAGGAGGTCATCAAGGCCGACCTGGCGAAGGACCCCCGCGTGGCCTCCGTCGTCGACGTGGGCGTGGACGCCGACGGCCACACCGCCTACCCGCACGTCGCCGTCGACGCCGCCCGTCTGGTGGCGAACGGCGAGGCCGACCGCGCGATCCTGATCTGCGGCACCGGCCTCGGCGTCGCGATCGCGGCGAACAAGGTCTTCGGCATCCGCGCCGTGACCGCGCACGACTCGTTCTCGGTGGAGCGCTCGATCCTGTCGAACGACGCCCAGGTGCTCTGCATGGGCCAGCGCGTCGTCGGGGTCGAGGTCGCGCGCCGGATGGCGAAGGAGTGGCTCGGCTACACCTTCGACCGGACGAGCGCGAGCGCCGAGAAGGTCAACGCGATCTGTGCCTACGACGGCTCCACCCCGGTCGGGACCGACGCCTGA
- a CDS encoding class I SAM-dependent methyltransferase, which yields MHTHDDGSAAGSATDVTDVTAAPSAREWWEGRYAERDGIWSGRVNAVLASVTWGLPVGRALDLGCGEGGDVVWLAEQGWDVTGIDLSVTALQRGSRAAVAAGVQERTAFVAADLGRWDTAARFDLVTASFLQSWPVEIPRADILRRAAGFVDVGGHLLVTAHAAPPHDDLPPELREYRFPAPADDLAALQLDDRWDVLVAEVRPRTATTPEGDPHEVLDSVVLARLTRG from the coding sequence ATGCACACCCATGACGACGGCTCCGCCGCCGGATCTGCCACCGATGTCACCGATGTCACCGCCGCACCGTCCGCCCGGGAGTGGTGGGAGGGCCGCTACGCCGAGCGCGACGGCATCTGGTCCGGCCGGGTGAACGCCGTGCTCGCCTCGGTGACGTGGGGGCTGCCGGTGGGGCGGGCGCTCGACCTCGGCTGCGGCGAGGGCGGCGACGTGGTGTGGCTCGCCGAGCAGGGCTGGGACGTGACGGGCATCGACCTGTCCGTGACGGCGCTCCAGCGTGGTTCGCGGGCTGCCGTCGCCGCCGGGGTCCAGGAGCGGACGGCGTTCGTCGCCGCTGACCTCGGCCGGTGGGACACCGCCGCGCGGTTCGACCTGGTGACCGCGTCGTTCCTGCAGTCGTGGCCGGTGGAGATCCCCCGAGCCGACATCCTGCGTCGGGCCGCCGGCTTCGTCGACGTCGGTGGGCACCTGCTCGTCACCGCACACGCCGCTCCCCCGCACGATGACCTGCCGCCGGAGCTGCGGGAGTACCGGTTCCCCGCGCCGGCCGACGACCTCGCCGCCCTGCAGCTCGACGACCGGTGGGACGTCCTGGTCGCCGAGGTCCGGCCGCGCACCGCGACGACACCGGAGGGTGATCCGCACGAGGTGCTCGACAGCGTCGTGCTCGCCCGGCTGACGCGCGGGTAG
- a CDS encoding protein kinase domain-containing protein, with translation MIPTEEHDASAPLLDGRYRVEQAIGQGGMSVVYRGVDESLHRPVAIKLFHAGIVDIARQEAELGVLASLEHHNLVSLLDAGVVTGQDGTQQRYIVMSLVVGQDLEERLAVGPLASRHIAEIGYDMAEALDYIHAHGVVHRDIKPSNILLVDYGNGSDRARARLTDFGIALAAGVERLTADGVTTGTAAYLSPEQARGGEVGPPSDVYSLGLVLLQCFTRRREFPGSLVESAVARLSRDPVVPEPLPEHWKHLLRAMTAQDPAARPLGAELVTMLRDVVIAETATSDHVVEPTDETAPVPMRPETDRPATLDTLPDESLQRTTAMAARLFDAPIALVEVLDEDREWSQSYIAEGVDEAARSISFRNGFAPVPVPVVIPDGSAHPEMRNSPLVTGPLGIRFYVSVPLVKHDGAPIGTLAVLDTRPRQATEDDLANLRDLAALAVSQLEIRQESLRTTSDSLPVPRVVGDHTA, from the coding sequence ATGATCCCGACGGAAGAACACGACGCGAGCGCGCCGCTGCTCGACGGTCGGTACCGCGTGGAGCAAGCGATCGGCCAGGGCGGCATGTCCGTCGTCTACCGGGGTGTGGACGAGAGCCTGCACCGCCCGGTCGCGATCAAGCTTTTCCACGCGGGCATCGTCGACATCGCTCGGCAAGAGGCCGAACTCGGCGTGCTGGCGTCGCTCGAGCACCACAACCTCGTCAGCCTGCTCGACGCCGGTGTCGTCACCGGGCAGGACGGCACGCAGCAGCGCTACATCGTGATGTCGCTCGTCGTCGGGCAGGACCTCGAGGAGCGCCTGGCCGTCGGCCCGCTCGCCTCGCGGCACATCGCCGAGATCGGCTACGACATGGCCGAGGCCCTCGACTACATCCACGCCCACGGCGTCGTGCACCGCGACATCAAGCCGTCGAACATCCTGCTCGTCGACTACGGCAACGGCTCCGACCGGGCCCGCGCGCGCCTGACCGACTTCGGCATCGCGCTCGCCGCCGGCGTCGAACGCCTGACCGCCGACGGCGTGACCACCGGCACCGCCGCGTACCTCAGCCCCGAGCAGGCGCGCGGCGGCGAGGTCGGCCCGCCGAGCGACGTCTACTCGCTCGGCCTCGTGCTGCTGCAGTGCTTCACCCGCCGTCGCGAGTTCCCGGGCTCCCTCGTCGAGTCAGCCGTCGCCCGGCTGTCCCGCGACCCCGTGGTCCCCGAGCCCCTGCCCGAGCACTGGAAGCACCTGCTCCGTGCCATGACCGCGCAGGACCCCGCGGCCCGCCCGCTCGGCGCCGAGCTGGTCACGATGCTCCGCGACGTCGTGATCGCGGAGACCGCCACGAGCGATCACGTGGTCGAGCCGACCGACGAGACGGCTCCGGTACCGATGCGCCCCGAGACGGACCGCCCGGCGACCCTCGACACCCTGCCCGACGAGTCGCTGCAGCGCACCACGGCGATGGCGGCCCGGCTCTTCGACGCTCCGATCGCCCTGGTCGAGGTCCTCGACGAGGACCGCGAGTGGTCCCAGTCGTACATCGCCGAGGGCGTCGACGAGGCGGCCCGCAGCATCAGCTTCCGCAACGGCTTCGCCCCGGTCCCCGTCCCCGTCGTGATCCCGGACGGCTCCGCGCACCCCGAGATGCGGAACAGCCCCCTGGTCACCGGCCCGCTCGGCATCCGCTTCTACGTCAGCGTCCCGCTCGTCAAGCACGACGGCGCACCGATCGGGACCCTCGCCGTGCTCGACACCCGCCCGCGGCAGGCCACCGAGGACGACCTCGCGAACCTCCGCGACCTGGCGGCGCTCGCCGTCTCGCAGCTCGAGATCCGCCAGGAGTCCCTGCGCACGACCAGCGACTCGCTGCCGGTCCCACGGGTGGTCGGCGACCACACCGCCTGA
- a CDS encoding PmoA family protein, with product MSTDDGIRALVVDGVEVAVERSGAGTIATSSPRPYLHPVRTLGGTVVSAHHPGDHDWHCGVGVAIPDVDGVNCWGGRTYVAGLGYVWRDDHGSVELVHAEQHDTMSAEALVWRAPDRAVVLREDRTLGWRAVTSGWELSWSSTFRTPGDTPVHLGGPGSNGRTGAGYGGFFWRFPECTGVAVRTADAEGETAVHGSVTPWITWSAVFDGGPATIRIEAVDHHDPWFVRAEEYPAIGSALAWDTPAVVQPGEPLVRSFRATITDGARLAG from the coding sequence GTGAGCACCGACGACGGCATCCGCGCACTCGTCGTGGACGGCGTCGAGGTCGCCGTCGAACGCAGCGGCGCCGGCACGATCGCCACGTCGTCCCCTCGGCCGTACCTGCACCCGGTCCGGACCCTCGGCGGCACCGTGGTCAGCGCGCACCACCCCGGCGACCACGACTGGCACTGTGGCGTCGGCGTCGCGATCCCGGACGTCGACGGCGTGAACTGCTGGGGTGGCCGAACCTACGTCGCGGGGCTCGGCTACGTGTGGCGTGACGACCACGGTTCGGTCGAGCTGGTGCACGCGGAGCAGCACGACACGATGTCCGCCGAGGCACTCGTCTGGCGGGCCCCGGACCGCGCGGTGGTCCTGCGCGAGGACCGCACCCTCGGCTGGCGCGCGGTCACCAGCGGGTGGGAGCTGTCCTGGTCGTCGACGTTCCGCACCCCGGGTGACACCCCGGTGCACCTCGGGGGCCCGGGCAGCAACGGCCGGACCGGAGCCGGCTACGGCGGCTTCTTCTGGCGGTTCCCCGAGTGCACGGGGGTCGCCGTCCGGACCGCCGACGCCGAGGGCGAGACCGCCGTGCACGGCTCGGTCACACCCTGGATCACCTGGTCGGCGGTGTTCGACGGCGGTCCGGCGACGATCCGGATCGAGGCCGTCGACCACCACGACCCCTGGTTCGTCCGCGCCGAGGAGTACCCCGCGATCGGCTCGGCCCTGGCGTGGGACACCCCCGCCGTCGTGCAGCCCGGCGAACCGCTGGTCCGCTCGTTCCGCGCGACGATCACCGATGGCGCTAGGCTCGCTGGATGA
- a CDS encoding AraC family transcriptional regulator, producing MDDVTSDRLDRALQSVLAHLDDTERAGRLGLRLARVDRPTDLGYQRYTPSVSVVLAGRKRSIVGDDDQLWGRERFIITPVDLPVIAGVVEVEPPAGFVAVVWQLDPAVVAEVATAMSRPHQDEAPPARLGSWTPALADAFARLVGLLDAPEDMAVLAPLVTREVVLRLLQTDQAPRILAAIGNRDGDVVAAATALLTERLADPWSVAVLAAAVRTSESTLFARFRQVTGMSPVQYLRRLRLGEARRRMIVLGDTAAQAAVAVGYRSASHFSRDYRALHGRPPAADAGRARALLARGVVAIA from the coding sequence ATGGACGACGTCACCTCGGACCGGCTGGACCGTGCGCTGCAGAGCGTCCTCGCCCACCTCGACGACACGGAACGCGCCGGACGGCTCGGCCTCCGCCTGGCCCGGGTCGACCGTCCGACCGACCTCGGGTACCAGCGCTACACGCCGTCGGTGTCGGTGGTGCTCGCCGGACGGAAGCGCTCGATAGTGGGGGATGACGACCAGCTCTGGGGTCGGGAACGCTTCATCATCACGCCCGTCGACCTGCCCGTGATCGCCGGGGTGGTCGAGGTCGAACCACCCGCGGGGTTCGTCGCGGTCGTCTGGCAGCTCGACCCCGCGGTGGTGGCCGAGGTCGCGACGGCGATGTCCCGCCCGCACCAGGACGAGGCGCCGCCGGCACGACTCGGCAGCTGGACCCCGGCCCTGGCGGACGCGTTCGCCCGACTCGTCGGACTGCTCGATGCTCCGGAGGACATGGCCGTCCTCGCCCCGCTCGTCACCCGCGAGGTGGTGCTCCGCCTGCTGCAGACGGACCAGGCACCGCGCATCCTGGCCGCGATCGGCAACCGGGACGGCGACGTCGTCGCCGCGGCAACCGCCCTGCTCACAGAACGGCTGGCGGACCCGTGGTCGGTGGCGGTCCTGGCTGCAGCGGTCCGGACGAGCGAGTCGACGCTGTTCGCGCGCTTCCGGCAGGTCACCGGGATGAGCCCGGTGCAGTACCTGCGGCGGCTGCGGCTCGGGGAGGCACGGCGGCGGATGATCGTGCTCGGTGACACCGCCGCCCAGGCTGCTGTGGCGGTCGGGTACCGGAGCGCCTCGCACTTCTCGCGCGACTACCGCGCGCTGCACGGTCGGCCACCGGCTGCCGACGCCGGTCGGGCCCGTGCACTGCTCGCACGGGGTGTGGTCGCGATCGCCTGA
- a CDS encoding tetratricopeptide repeat protein, translating to MSTGDWESRVAALWDDETIDDQQRIERMRDLAADAPHAALGAFELGGAFDSGGHEAEADVQYAAATAAGLGRVDPDRAARMVVQHASTLRNLGRIDEAIAMLRDAPEHPATGAAPRVFLALALHSAGRSAEALRVAIEAVEPTLPRYHRSVRAYAAALTED from the coding sequence ATGAGCACCGGGGACTGGGAGTCACGCGTCGCGGCGCTGTGGGACGACGAGACGATCGACGACCAGCAGCGGATCGAGCGGATGCGCGACCTCGCCGCCGACGCTCCGCACGCAGCGCTCGGCGCGTTCGAGCTCGGCGGCGCCTTCGACTCGGGCGGCCACGAGGCCGAGGCCGACGTGCAGTACGCCGCCGCGACCGCAGCCGGTCTGGGCAGAGTCGACCCGGACCGCGCAGCCAGGATGGTCGTCCAGCACGCCTCGACGCTGCGGAACCTCGGCCGGATCGACGAGGCCATCGCGATGCTCCGCGACGCGCCGGAGCACCCCGCCACCGGGGCGGCACCGCGGGTGTTCCTCGCGCTCGCACTGCACAGCGCGGGACGCTCCGCCGAGGCCCTGCGCGTCGCGATCGAAGCCGTCGAGCCGACGCTCCCCCGGTACCACCGGTCCGTCCGGGCCTACGCTGCGGCCCTCACCGAGGACTGA
- a CDS encoding dihydroxyacetone kinase family protein, protein MTRLFNDPADFADEMVDGFVAANRARVRRVHGGVARSTTSPEGTVALVVGGGSGHYPAFGGLVGHGLAAGAAMGNLFASPSAQQVTAVARASEHGGGVLLSYGNYAGDVLNFDAAARALEAQGIDVRTVRVTDDVASAPADQAHKRRGIAGDLCVFKVAGAAAERGDDLDAVTAIATRANDRTRSFGVAFSGCSLPGADEPLFTVPEGRMAIGMGIHGERGIAEADVPTADGLADLLVDKLLTERPDDTGTGTTTHGTAPDTATAPAGPRVVPILNGLGSVKYEELFVVFGAVQRKLTDAGIVVVEPEVGELVTSFDMAGVSLTLFWLDDELEQLWAAPADAPAYRKGGAVPQQPVPVEVLEAGVVVPVTPGTEESQASAARIASAITAIRATIDDHADELGRIDAVAGDGDHGIGMQRGSTAADRAAQDAAARGAGAGSVLAIAGDAWSDKAGGTSGAIWGAALEALGRVLGDESRPTPATVQSAVHAAAEAVLAFGAVPGDKTMVDALVPFDQVFTARVDAGDELVDAWSAASAAAQTAADATADLLPRMGRARTHGEDAVGTPDAGAISFALITAAVLTTIAVPA, encoded by the coding sequence ATGACCCGCCTGTTCAACGACCCGGCGGACTTCGCCGACGAGATGGTGGACGGCTTCGTCGCCGCCAACCGCGCCCGGGTCCGCAGGGTGCACGGCGGCGTCGCCCGCTCCACCACCAGCCCCGAGGGCACCGTCGCGCTGGTCGTCGGCGGTGGCTCCGGCCACTACCCGGCCTTCGGTGGCCTCGTCGGGCACGGCCTGGCGGCCGGTGCCGCGATGGGCAACCTGTTCGCCAGCCCGAGTGCCCAGCAGGTCACCGCGGTCGCGAGGGCGTCCGAGCACGGCGGCGGCGTGCTGCTGAGCTACGGCAACTACGCGGGTGACGTCCTCAACTTCGACGCGGCGGCACGGGCACTCGAGGCACAGGGCATCGACGTCCGCACGGTCCGCGTGACCGACGACGTCGCGTCCGCGCCCGCCGACCAGGCACACAAGCGCCGCGGCATCGCGGGGGACCTCTGCGTGTTCAAGGTGGCCGGCGCGGCCGCTGAGCGCGGCGACGACCTCGACGCGGTCACCGCGATCGCGACCAGGGCCAACGACCGCACCCGCAGCTTCGGGGTCGCGTTCTCGGGGTGCTCCCTGCCCGGCGCCGACGAGCCGCTCTTCACCGTCCCCGAGGGGCGCATGGCCATCGGCATGGGCATCCACGGCGAACGCGGCATCGCCGAGGCCGACGTCCCCACCGCGGACGGCCTGGCCGACCTGCTCGTTGACAAGCTCCTCACCGAGCGACCCGACGACACCGGCACCGGCACCACAACACACGGCACGGCACCAGACACCGCAACAGCACCCGCCGGCCCCCGCGTCGTCCCGATCCTCAACGGCCTCGGCTCGGTGAAGTACGAGGAACTCTTCGTCGTCTTCGGCGCCGTCCAGCGGAAGCTCACCGACGCCGGCATCGTCGTCGTCGAGCCCGAGGTCGGCGAACTCGTCACGAGCTTCGACATGGCGGGCGTCTCGCTCACCCTGTTCTGGCTCGACGACGAACTCGAGCAGCTCTGGGCAGCCCCCGCCGACGCCCCCGCCTACCGCAAGGGCGGCGCCGTCCCGCAGCAGCCCGTGCCGGTCGAGGTGCTCGAAGCCGGCGTGGTCGTGCCCGTGACGCCCGGCACCGAGGAGTCCCAGGCCTCGGCTGCCCGCATCGCGAGCGCGATCACCGCGATCCGCGCCACCATCGACGACCACGCCGACGAGCTCGGCCGCATCGACGCCGTCGCCGGGGACGGCGACCACGGCATCGGCATGCAGCGCGGCTCCACCGCCGCCGACCGTGCGGCACAGGACGCCGCCGCCCGTGGCGCTGGCGCCGGTTCGGTCCTCGCGATCGCCGGCGACGCGTGGTCCGACAAGGCCGGTGGGACGTCCGGTGCGATCTGGGGTGCTGCCCTGGAGGCCCTGGGTCGCGTCCTCGGGGACGAGTCCCGTCCGACACCCGCCACCGTCCAGAGCGCGGTGCACGCCGCCGCCGAAGCCGTCCTGGCCTTCGGAGCCGTCCCCGGCGACAAGACGATGGTCGACGCGCTCGTGCCGTTCGACCAGGTCTTCACCGCCCGGGTCGACGCCGGCGACGAACTCGTCGACGCCTGGTCGGCCGCCTCGGCCGCAGCACAGACCGCGGCGGACGCCACGGCCGACCTGTTGCCCCGGATGGGCCGCGCCCGCACCCACGGCGAGGACGCCGTCGGCACCCCGGACGCCGGCGCGATCTCGTTCGCGCTCATCACCGCCGCTGTCCTGACGACCATCGCCGTCCCCGCCTGA
- a CDS encoding SDR family NAD(P)-dependent oxidoreductase produces MQTNEALLDSLTTDDRLVGRTALVTGASSGIGEAVARVLAASGATVAVAGRDAERTQAVVDTITASGGTAVAVIGDLNTHPDAVRDLAARATEALGGRVDVLVNNAGVYPVGPTALLADEDAEALWATNVRAPHVLVGALAPAMVERGSGVVVNVGSWMSRVGVPFTALYPATKAAVEQLTRAWAAEFGPHGVRVSTVSPGATVTPGNADSHDVLAQMTAGTPAGAPVRPVDVAFAVRWVASDEATFVHGATIDVDGGLAATRLG; encoded by the coding sequence ATGCAGACCAACGAAGCACTCCTCGACTCCCTGACCACCGACGACCGACTGGTCGGCCGCACCGCGCTGGTGACCGGCGCCTCGAGCGGCATCGGTGAAGCCGTCGCCCGTGTCCTCGCCGCATCCGGCGCCACCGTCGCGGTCGCCGGCCGCGACGCGGAGCGCACGCAGGCCGTGGTGGACACCATCACCGCGTCCGGAGGCACCGCCGTGGCCGTGATCGGCGACCTGAACACCCACCCCGACGCGGTCCGTGACCTCGCCGCCCGCGCAACCGAGGCCCTCGGCGGCCGGGTCGACGTGCTCGTCAACAACGCCGGCGTCTACCCGGTCGGCCCCACCGCGCTGCTCGCCGACGAGGACGCCGAAGCCCTCTGGGCCACGAACGTCCGCGCGCCGCACGTGCTGGTCGGAGCGCTGGCTCCCGCGATGGTCGAACGCGGCTCGGGCGTCGTCGTGAACGTCGGCTCGTGGATGTCCCGCGTCGGTGTCCCGTTCACGGCGCTCTACCCGGCGACGAAGGCCGCGGTCGAGCAGCTGACCCGCGCCTGGGCAGCCGAGTTCGGACCGCACGGCGTCCGGGTGTCGACCGTGTCGCCCGGGGCCACCGTGACACCGGGCAACGCGGACTCGCACGACGTCCTCGCGCAGATGACGGCGGGCACCCCCGCCGGAGCACCCGTCCGCCCCGTCGACGTCGCCTTCGCCGTGCGCTGGGTGGCCTCCGACGAGGCGACCTTCGTGCACGGCGCCACGATCGACGTGGACGGCGGCCTGGCCGCGACCCGCCTCGGCTGA
- a CDS encoding MFS transporter, whose translation MDIPATRGIPTSVVEKTAIRKIAIRIVPFVALMFFINFLDRTAISFAAPNGMEADLGLTAAQFGFASGVFFIGYLVLEVPSNLALHKFGARIWLARIMITWGIVSLLFTWVQNYPQLVGLRFLLGIAEAGFFPGAILFLSTWVPARHRGKMLALFYLAQPLTSVIGSPLAGWLMTHEGILGGLAGWRFMFLCVSIPAIIVGVLCLFVLKDKPSQAKWLDEDEKIWLETTLAAESAAKGGGDGHGKGGLRAAFGSGRVWMLAAVYFGFIYGLYALSFFLPTIIDGFQEQFGTTFDLFQKGLITAIPYVPAAVVLYFWSRDAFRRGVRVWHIAVPALVGGLSIPVALYMNSPAATVAVIAITACAIFAALPNFWTVPTQFLTGAAAAAGVALINTVGNLGGFAAPYITGAVSEWTGGYQVPMFIVGFFMVLSSVLMFVLGRNTKRNEAAAAASAADTAVAATDGPTAIAKEAGA comes from the coding sequence GTGGACATCCCCGCCACGCGAGGCATCCCCACCTCGGTCGTCGAGAAGACGGCCATCCGCAAGATCGCGATCCGCATCGTGCCGTTCGTGGCACTGATGTTCTTCATCAACTTCCTCGACCGCACCGCGATCTCCTTCGCCGCCCCCAACGGCATGGAGGCCGACCTCGGCCTGACCGCCGCCCAGTTCGGCTTCGCGTCCGGTGTGTTCTTCATCGGTTACCTCGTGCTCGAGGTGCCGTCCAACCTGGCGCTGCACAAGTTCGGCGCCCGGATCTGGCTGGCCCGCATCATGATCACGTGGGGCATCGTGTCCCTGCTCTTCACGTGGGTGCAGAACTACCCGCAGCTCGTCGGCCTGCGCTTCCTGCTCGGCATCGCCGAGGCCGGCTTCTTCCCCGGCGCGATCCTGTTCCTGTCGACCTGGGTCCCGGCCCGTCACCGCGGCAAGATGCTCGCGCTGTTCTACCTGGCGCAGCCGCTCACGAGCGTCATCGGTTCCCCGCTCGCCGGCTGGCTGATGACCCACGAGGGGATCCTCGGCGGCCTGGCCGGATGGCGCTTCATGTTCCTCTGCGTCTCGATCCCGGCGATCATCGTCGGCGTCCTGTGCCTCTTCGTCCTCAAGGACAAGCCGTCGCAGGCGAAGTGGCTCGACGAGGACGAGAAGATCTGGCTGGAGACGACGCTCGCCGCCGAGAGTGCCGCGAAGGGCGGCGGAGACGGTCACGGCAAGGGCGGCCTGCGTGCGGCCTTCGGCTCCGGCCGCGTCTGGATGCTCGCCGCGGTGTACTTCGGCTTCATCTACGGCCTCTACGCGCTCAGCTTCTTCCTGCCGACGATCATCGACGGCTTCCAGGAGCAGTTCGGCACCACGTTCGACCTGTTCCAGAAGGGCCTCATCACGGCCATCCCGTACGTGCCCGCCGCGGTGGTCCTGTACTTCTGGTCGCGTGACGCCTTCCGTCGTGGCGTCCGGGTCTGGCACATCGCCGTCCCGGCCCTGGTCGGTGGCCTGAGCATCCCGGTCGCGCTCTACATGAACAGCCCGGCCGCCACCGTCGCGGTCATCGCGATCACCGCGTGTGCGATCTTCGCGGCCCTGCCGAACTTCTGGACGGTCCCGACGCAGTTCCTGACCGGTGCCGCCGCAGCCGCGGGGGTCGCCCTCATCAACACCGTCGGCAACCTCGGTGGGTTCGCCGCCCCGTACATCACGGGTGCGGTCAGCGAGTGGACCGGCGGGTACCAGGTGCCGATGTTCATCGTCGGGTTCTTCATGGTGCTGTCGAGCGTGCTCATGTTCGTGCTCGGCCGGAACACGAAGCGCAACGAAGCGGCCGCCGCGGCGTCCGCAGCCGACACCGCGGTCGCCGCCACGGACGGACCGACCGCCATCGCGAAGGAGGCCGGCGCATGA